The Macadamia integrifolia cultivar HAES 741 chromosome 4, SCU_Mint_v3, whole genome shotgun sequence genome contains the following window.
AAAGAACACTTCCCCATATATTTATATCGaaaaatgattatatatatttttagggaCGGTTTCAATGACACATATATAGGTGCAAACTTCACATATTCTTTTAATTGTCATTTATCTTATTCCCAGAAGATAAGGTAGGGgtgttaaaaaaatttcaaaataatttgaaaacgACTTAATATTATGTCACTATCAAAAGTTGTTATTGTCATACAGATTTTTCGAATAATTATGTGAAATGACAGTATTACTCCACATTGGGAAAAAACGTGTTatattaaaagggtaaaaatgtaaaattacaaattatttaacaccttaagggtgccaataaaaaaatccctatatttatatatacagGCTAGGGTGGGCTGGGCCAAGCTCAGACTAAGGCCTCAGCCCAAGCCCTGATCAATCTGACCCAAGGCCTAGAAGTCTCAGCGCAGAGTCCTGACCGGGTCGTGTGCTTAAATACCCAACTCAGCAGTGTTAATTTCAACATGTCTACTAAGGATTCCAAatgttttcaaaattcaaagtataattgttattgtttttttcctcttcgatcatgatttagagttgaaatcttcaagggaTGGGGTGCCCAAAACTAACAAAATGTTGATATTGAAAAGGTGAGATGACAAATACGCGCTAGATGAATAATATAGGTCCAGATGTTTAACATCATGGGTGGAAAACTAAGGTTGTGTTGGATATGGTTTCTTGGAATATACTATTATCCTATAATGGATTCAAAGAATGCATCCAAACACATCCTTACAATAAAGAAAGTGCGCAAAACCAAGGGGACGAGTGtggaatttgggttttggctaACACTTTTTTCACGTTATGGTGAGACAAATATTTAGGGATTTCCTTTCTTGAAAACAAGTTActtttgcctccttttttttcctgattgCATCCAAACATGTTTATCCCTACATTTTCCCCTCGAACTCACTTTCCATAGAGGAGAGGAAGCAATGAAACACAACATTAGTTCCAAGAAGTTAGAATCAAGGATCGTCCCAAAAGCAGAAAGCTGTCCAAAACACCAAGCACCAACCGCTTTGGCATTGTAGCTGTACTAGAATTAGGTCATTCATTAATCATATATAACGAACAAGTacagaaaaaatattaaatgaatgttataaataaagaataaataaaatgaatgtTATAGACGAAATTGATACATCAATAACATTGGAATACAATTGATATTAAAGAACAGGGAAAATGATTTTCACGCTGTCGGTATCATGTACCCTATCacactctctcctccctcaAATGTGGGCCATTCCTTGTACATGAACCATGGGGCATCCCCTCCCGTGCTTCCATTGGTTTGGCATGAGAGATTCCATCCCACACTAGCAGCGTATTGATCTCCCCCTGCgttaaaaaaattttggacAATACTCTTTTCTAGGAATGGTCACAAGGATGGCTGGGGCTGGTTCAGATCACCGCAgttcaagtacaaatcaaatgGCTTCTGTGAAAAAGCTGATCCTGTAACGACCGGAGAAAATCCAGCATACCCTTTATCAATCTTTGCAATGCAAATGTCAGCCAAGAACTTTCCTAGCTCATGATTCTGAGCAAATGGTTGTGTTGCATAATCCTCAATTGGCATCCACTGGAAGAACCAAAATAGAAGAAATGTTAGGAATTTTCttaagcctttttttttgtttatatatatatatatatgggaaaaggctgggtatgccgccgatatcaagtatgctagcactcattatgtctatctctctcttctttttttctgaaatgaccctcatatctttcctgaatgatactccatcatgtgatcctattggtgctatccgctagcatattTGATATCGACggatacctatccctctcccatatatgtgtatatatatcatatatttCTATGTGGGGAATACTTTCTTCAACATTGATAAGCTGTCCTCCCAATGAATGCCACAAATGGCAAACAAAGGATCAGAGAGCCAATTTTAGATTGCTCCACTTGATTTTCTTATCATGTTTCAAAACCTAAGGTTGGGAAATCTAATGTTTGTGGAAACTATGATCAGGGTTCCTCTGTTAGACAGATTTTAGTCCAAATCCGGGGATAAGACACAGGATTTTAAATTTTCTTGAATATGACTGTTCTAAACTGCAACCCAACCAAAAGAATCCTCCAAACTAATTACAACATTGATCAGATATAATAACTAAGGGTCTTTGCAAGAATAGAGCCAATGATCAAGGGTTTAACTAAAGAGATTATTTGACTGTGCAAATAGTCATCCTCAAGAAACATGGAAGTCACGAGAAATGTTCTCATGACTTGGACTTTATTCTAACTGGCCTAGGGGAGGGGGCTCTCATAGTTTCCCTAAAATTGAGGGACCCCAACTGTAATTTCTGAAACATGGGGGACCAAATCATAGTTCCCCCAAATAATAGGGACCCCAAGTGCAATTTAAGTGCTACATcctattcttccttttcttttattaattgaaacttgaagaaaaagggggggagggcgGTCCATAATTATGGTCATTGTAAGCATCAAAATATTTCCCTTCCAAACCCCCCTCAAAAAAGCTCCAATAAGTCCCAAAAAATACTTATTCCATTGATGAAATTtggaaatatttattttattttgcatggAGAGAGGGCCCAATTTTTACCTAAAAGCTGTAAAATATTATAAGTATGAATTACCTGTGCTGCCTCGATCTCTACTTCTTGCTTCTGGATTTCAAAAGAGAGGGGCCGCAACatgcaaacaaagaaaaaatctgACTTCCCAAAAAATGCCTGGTGACTTTGCCtgtaattgaaaaaaaaaaatccctgatCAAAAGTAGGaaagagatgataattgataaGAATCTACATAACCTAATGAAGTAAATCTCAGTGACTCACCTCAAAAAACATTCACTCACTCGCCCTCCCCCCAtcctacccccccccccacaaaaaaataaaaagaaagaaagtgtgCGCCTATTCCATTCACGTCTCAGGATACAGTCAGTTGCAGTCATTTCTCATTCTGCCAAATTGGTGTCCAGAACCGAGGATGAACTTACATCATCCTACCATATGACATAAAAGTCATGACGCCTATGCACACACGTGTGCGCACCCTCAGAAATGTGAAACGTATCTAGCGTGTCAGCATAGGTATGGAAGTCTAACAAGGGAACTTCAGAACTATACAACAGGCAATAGAGGATAGGATTGTAGCACTGTAAGAAAAGAGATGTGTCTAACCTTCTTAAAGAGAATATCACTTTTGGTTTATGCATATAAGGAACAATGTGAGATTAAGCCATCCTTACCTAAATGCCAGTACTTCAACAAATTCTGTGTCAATCTGCCACATGAAGAAAGGCAAAGGTTTTAGCAGGATATAACCCTTTGATGTATATAGAAATACTACAATTGAAcatttatttgaaattcaagATTGCAGATTTTTTATTGCTTACTCCTGTCTCTTCTTTAACTTCCCTTATTGCTGCCCTACAAATATCTTCACCCTGATGACAGATGGCAGTTAATAGTGAAAAAACATCATATTTCTTAAGTCTATCTGGTTGCAAGTACAGGGAAATGAAGGGAActgaaattattaaaaaaaaaaaaaaaggaatggaaACTTCTGCAATCACTGTTGTGTATCTAACTTAAAATCTTACTAAATAAGGTACTAAAACCTTTCAAGTTGATTCTTAATGTCCTAAATCAAAGGAATTTGATTGAACAATGAAGTAAAACTTAATTCCTAGAGTTAGAAATTTTAAAGTGAGTTACACAATAATTGttggtaatgattacaaaagttttcactttttatttttgtttcaatttcatttcccttcactTCACATCCAACCACATGAAgcctaaaagaaaaaggaaggttATCAATCTCGAGGTACATACCTCATCAACAACTCCAGTAGGGAACTTCCAAACACCTGTGGCCCGGAAGTTGCCACCATTCTCCTGTACTACCAGCATCTAACATACAGTGCAATTTGGGGATCCAAAATTAGAAGGCTATTGCAAGGAGATCACAAAATTGAAAACTGAGAGGTCTTATAAAATCTAGACTAGATACACTAATTTAAAATAACACAACCCAAAATGAGTACATGGGCTTGTAAGACCCATGGTACAAAAAGACAGATTTGTGAGATCAAAAATGCTGGCACCTAACCAAGTGGAATACTCAAATCAGTACAGATGGGAGGGAGGAATTCTTACACTTTCCTATGAGCATATATAATCAGATATAATGGAGGTCgataccaccaaaaaaaaaattagattgtCTATATACAATTTGAATGTAATCATAACAATCAGGTCCATAGTATTAGTACCCTTCTGGACAGATGGGATAGTTAATTAGTTACAATAATCCAATCAGGTGTTTTAGGGGATCTGCCAAATGTTGGCTTTTAATCCTCTTGAGTGCACCATACATATTAAAGAAGCAGAGAGGCCACTTTGAGTTTTGTGTTGATTTAATTACACTGTGAGACAGAAACTGCAGCTGTAATACctcttttttatcatttatcaCACAAGCACCGACACCAACTCGGTGTGAAGCATTTGCTGGTATAGTATTAGGAGTTTCAGGAATCCAATATACAagcatcaagtaattttcctcAGCATGGTGATACCAGAACCCCTCCTGAAAATTGTAAACATGAGTTAAAATATAAGGGACCTATCAATATTAAGAGAacaagtcccccccccccctttcaaggccccaacccaaaaaaaaaaaaaaatctacataaGACTCTACTTCAGTAAGTACAATATCGAAATCAGATTTTATCATAACAGTATATACTTgtagaaaacaaaagaacaacatataaaattataaatgtcaccaactttgagAAGACCTGCAGATGAACACAAGATCTATTGAGAACAAAGGACCAAAAACAATTACATAAATAAACTCTGCATTCTTCGTTACTTCTCTGCAGATATAAGCAACATATCAAGAAAACTAGTAAAATAGAGGGTCACATCTTTAAGATGATTTAAAGAAAGATGAGAAAAGGACCTAGATTGAGATACCTTGACAGCAGCTTCCACAAGATTTACATGTTCAATGGGAAATTTCATCCAAACACCTTTCTTACCCTGCAAAAATGTATCAGAAATTACTCAATGCTAACATAAAAAATTAGGATATTGTAGTAGATTGGAACCATGAAATACAGACGATCCATATCTTTAAGGAAaactaattatttatttatttttctttttttaagcaACAGAAATACTCAAACTTTCAGGTTCCAACATCACCAGTCCTGCAAAAGAGTAATTCTTGTCTCATGGCTCAAAGACAACTGAACAATTGAAAACTGTAAATGTTTTCGAAGCAACAAAATTTGGCCTCTTACTTTCAGAACATGCATTTTACAAACATACTTGTCAGCATTCATGCATTTTGGGATGGACACAATTTAACGAAGCCAATCCTAGGTGACCAAAGCATTAAGCAgagggggaggagggagaaaagtTGTAACTTTGGAGGGTCAAAGACTGGAATCTCCAAAAGTTTGAAGCATCTTTGGAGAAGTATTAATTCATTGACTGTATGTGGCATCTGTAAGGTTGTTTCTGAGCTTAGGAACCAACCGCTCTCCCCTCCCCAAcccaaaagaggggggggggggggaacctcCTACACCATGCTACCAAATTACTATCATTTGAATGACCATGCTGTGACATAAAAGAGATCCTAGAAGAGCCTACCCCTACATACACACCATTTTGCACAAGTGGTCATGACAAAAGATCAGATCCATTTTAAAAATGATCAATTAAActtgaatcaattattaatctaGTTGAGTATACCACCCTAAACCAGGGAAACTGGGTGAGGAAGATGCCCAACGACTAACACAGGCCAATGAGAGAGGGAAGGAATGCTGGCAGGTCAGATCAAGAATTCCACGCCTTTATACAAGTACGGCATTGATAGACCATGAAGATATTGAAATCCATGGCTACCTTGACTTTCCTCCAGCTTCTGTCAGAATGTTATGCTTTCTAAGCCACTGCTTTATTACCCAAGCCCACCACTGCCAACAGCACATAATCTTATCTAGGTACAAACTTTTGAAATTGGCTAAACACCTTCTAGGAAACTAAAGCCTATAGAAACAAGAAGTTGAGGACATAGgtgagaaaacagaaaaataagactacggaaaaggaaatgggtacTTGCGCAAAATCCCATCAACAGAGCATTTCAGTCTTGAACAAGATATTATTAACAGAATATAAATAAACTATGCCTGTGTTTGGCCATCACCTGAAATTAAATGGCTTCATTTCATAGCATGTGAGTGCAGATAGTCTTTACCGAGGCATTTCCATCCATCACCAATATATGTTTCATTTACAGACATAGAATGACCTCGTTTATTCTTtccattgaaatttgaaaaaccAGTACGGCCAAGCATAATAAGTCCATTTTCTAAGCACCACTTTATTCAagaaaatgcaaagaaaaatcaaatttagaATAAAAGTGTTCAATTCCAGATTACCGATGGATGTtaccaccaccccacccccctccccccccccccccccaaaaaaaaaaagaaactgataACTAATAATATCTGCAGAAACTTTACTAAGCCTCATCATTTTCAGCTTAAGTTCACTCCAAGCACTATAGTATTCAAGCTTCCTTTTGTGGGGAGGAATGAGGAGGTTGTGTCCTGGTATTAGGATGCCTAACTGCAGTTAGGTTCTTCCAAATCTTGATATGCATCAGCTCTTGGTTCTTTCAACTCTTGATATGCATCAGCCCCACTgatattaaaagtttaaaactcCTCAAAACCTCATTTATCCAATATCTTACTGATGCCCTATGAAGCAGACTTTTGGAAATTTTCTTAGACTTGGTGAAGAGTCTTCATTCTTCAAATGTAGTTTGTTGCATTCTCTCTATATAATCTAGCATTCTATGAAGAAGGTTAGATGCTCTCATGCTCTCCCTCAACCCCcacaaaattatcaaaagagCTAACATTTGGCCTTTCCTCAAGAATCTATCTTGGATGATACAGAAGtttgaaagagaaaggaaggcaGAGGCAATAAGAACTGTTTCTGTGCAATGACACGCCAGTCTTGGGTGGAACTTAGTCAAGGGTGTCAAGAAACGACTATAAAAATGCAAAACAAGCTCAGTCATAATACTCAAAGGGAGGTCACCAAAACATGGAGTTGAATAGTCTTGGCTAGAATATTGACTTATTATGCTTTCTAACCACATTTCACTTTCACCATGAGCAGTCAACCCTCACCAGATTctatttcaatataaaatgtcaaaGTTAGCCAGCGTAGACCCAAATCAGAAACATTGTCGGAGAACTCCTAGTGAAGAAAGAAATGTCTATGAGAAACATGAGGATTGGGAAAGACAGGTCAAATGGCTCAAGTACAGTCAATCTGCATCTTTCGAGCTTGGACTATTCTTAATATTTTCCAAATGATTTCCAAGTTAGGGATCAAAGTGTTCGTATATATTGATACTCTCAATACCATACAAGTATTGATATCAACTCCACGGGCTTTACAGGGCATTTGGTTTTCTCTTAAAAATATAGATAGCTGAATGAATATGAAGAGTTCAAGGAATTTGATGTACACAAATGAGAGAGGCTAAAATGTCTGCAGACGTCATCACTTTGTATTGTGATCAAATAACGATGTCATTGAATAACTTCATGAGTACCCTAGCAATCGCACCAGAATATTTGGAAGGATGCAAGGGATATATAAAGCTGTCAGTCTACAACTTCGATGTTTGAATAATAATTTTGTCTAGCTATCAGAATATATACAAAAGAGAAGAGATTTTGATTGGAATAAAACCTCTTTCCTCCATTTTGATATTGAATCTCTAAGAGTAGCAACAAAGACCTCAGAATCCAAGGGTTCCTTCATGTCTACAATGACACCTCCAAATTCGTCCTCAGCTCCATGAAGTAGCTTAACAGGTTGAGAGCCATTTTTAGATACAACACGTTCCTTGGCTGAAGACGAACTTTTTGAAAGTGGCATATATCTGCTATTGAGTGGATTCATGGGTTTATCCTTGAGACCTAAAgttaaaaaaagagaatttattataaaaaaagaaaagtaatgaAAGAAAGATGAGACCACAGTGCATCCATACTAAATATCCAGTTTTCTATTCTgtaatattttttggatttatgCTAATTAAGCACCGACTCCATATTCATGATAaacaaatttttaaaaaaaaaaatcctaatactTAATATGGCCCATACACTGGAAAAACTCCATTTTAATTTCTAACAACCAGGAAATCGAgcatctgcccacctgagagAAGGCTTTTAGCAGAGAAAACAGAATCTTAAAAGCATAAATTTCCAAAGAAAATACCAATGAGGTGACATTCGGCAGTAAGCAAGACAATCATAatcctcttgttttttttttggcagtaaAATGAACAGACAAGAACAGATCAACTTAATAatataaatttgaaattaaacAAGACCCCGATGATAAGAGTATGAGTTCCAGCGGAAATTTTAGACCAGGAAGCGATAACAGTTAATAAGGTTAGGTCTGAGTCGTCTGACAGTAAGCAAATCAAGTATAAATCATAGTCTATCCAAGTACAATTATCAGAGATCTCTTCCATATTGCATTTTATCAACAATAACAGAAAATTATTTTGCAGTAAAATCAAAATGCAGTCATAGGATTGCCTCAACTATGCACAACTGGAATTAGTGGAAGCATACAACTAGAATGATTCAGACAAAATGCGAGATCAAATGATCACATGATAGATTAAGGAAGGAGATAAAATAATTCCATAAGAAACAGGACGAATTAAACAAGAAGAACAGAAAATGTAGGGAAACATACAAATAGATACCTTCGGAAACACCAAGACGGAAGTTGCCTGCACTGGAACAGACTTTTCTTTGAACGCCGGCAGTCGTCggggaagaaaggaaggagctCTGATTTGCGGAAACACAGAGAAATCTGGATTTCAAGCAGAGCAATGAAGATCGCGAAAAATATCTAAACATCTTTTCTTCAAATGGAAATGATCAGAGAAACTTTAACCCTTAAGAATTTATCATATCTTTTATCTTATACCTTTCTTAGGAACATTTTCGTGGGTTCTGGGTTCAAAAGACCttgaaactttgaattttgaacaCACCGGAAGCTTTCACGCGGCGAAGATgaactaaggctgtgtttgatagccaagaaaagaaaagaaaaaagtataaattttatacttttttatttgggtgaaagaatttttctttgcacttgctatgtcttcacctaagagaaaattcatcttttcaaatttaaattcctcttaggaattgtgaagttttcttttgctctctacaaaattttcttgccaaaaacacaaaaaaacatgagaaaatataaaaaaataataagacaaaaaataatgattacacaatgatttcctatgtgtctatctctctcttaaaattcaaaattttttgaatttttttattttattttcttctcttctcttggtaGCCAAGCATAcgtaatctttttattttcttaccatttctcttttcctctcttttcttttcttttattttttaaattcttttttcttttcttttcttttattttcttctcttagataccaaacatagcctaacgAAGGCGGGAAATGGTCTATTGTTACTGCGGAGGAAGAGCAGTTTGCACTTTGCAGTTTTGAGTTTGATAAACTAAACCCCCGTTCGTACTTGGCGGAGGCTGGCGGAGGTTATCTGCGATGGCGACACGTGGTTCGGCCACGTGTACGGTGGATCGTCAAGGTACTGGTCTGAAATCTTGGTTTTAAAAATGGAACAGGTCTACCAAAACGTAGAGGATGAATCGGAGTAATAGTCCCGAATCTTAGCCGATCCACCCGGAGTGCTATCATCATCATTGGCGGTGGAATACCTAGGTTGTTCTTCCGCCAGCCTCCGCCAAGAATAGACGCCAACATTGTAGTttaggccttcttttgtttttgccatttttactattttctttATGTTTTCACCTTCCAAGGTGAGAGATTTTCAGGTTGgaagtcatttttgggggtttttttttctcttgatctaGGGATTTCTTCCACGGGGTCTTTGGTGTTGAGTTCTTTCGGTCCTGTTTTGTGTCTGACTCCGTCTAACTGGGAGGTTAATTTTAGTTcttattttgggtttttctGGGTTGTGTCTTGGGATCGTGTGAATAAGTTTTTGGGATTTGAGGTTGCTTTACGCTTAAGTGTTGGATTTGTTCCGAACTCTCTAGTTTTCTGGGGAAGATGTCTGAGAATGTGGAGCTTGTTTCTTCTATGGAGCTGAAACCTGTAGTTTGTTGTTTGAGATCTTTTGCTTTCTCAATTGTTGGGTTGTTTATGCGGTGAATTGAATCTTGCCTTGGGTTCAGTGGTGCAGGCTCGGATTAAAATTAGGGTTTGTCTGACCAGGTTGAAGGTCAGAGGGGAACTGtatctttctttgtttctttccccttttcctttcttttggagTTAGCCCTGGAGATTTTGTTACAGTTCTTGGCGTTAATGGAAGAAGTAGGGTTTGGTCCGTTATCGCCGTCGACGTTGGCTTCGTTATCACTACCTCTCTTTGTGGCTGCCTTGGCCGTAATCGTTGTGATTCCCGACGATTCGGCGGCCCTCATCGCGAACAcgagcagaagaagaaaaccagGAATTCAACGATGGAGTGGGTTGGAATGGGGTTTTGAACGGAGTAGGGTCTGGTTTCCTCCTTAAAGCGGGCTGTGAGAAAACCAAGATTTCAAACTGTGTTTTTTCCAATCCATCGTACATGTGTACGATGCCACATGTTGACAGATAAACTAGCCTCCGCCAATGTtagaggtaggggtgtcaatcggtcggtccggttcgatttcgatccgggttgagtcggtttagtgtgggaaagctgaaaccgaaaccgaaccaataaggaaattttgattttggttttatttcgATTTCGGtgcgatttggtttcggtttgtcttcggtttcttaaatcgatttgcaatcgggttggttttggtttttgatccaatttggattcgactttccatacaaatgtatacaaaactaggcaaatttttattttcttaatgaattttggagtgttttggtttcttaccggtttggtttcagtttcgctctgggttttgagtcggttttggtttgatttcgggttcatccggtttttgatgtggttcggtttggttttggggttgcaatactccaaaccgaaccaacaaggcttcggtttggtttggtccgtgttgttatcagTTTGGTCTGATCAATTttatcggttcggtttaggaattgacacccctagtcagaGGACGTATACGATTTTGATCCATGCATTGTATGGATATCGGTTGAGATCGATCCTAATACCTAGTCGGTCCTAGATCAATATCGTATCAGTATTATTCGAGACTAATATCAACAAtgataccaataactaaatccttgaggGTAGGGTTTGATCCTACAACCTACTCCCTCAGGAGTTGGTTCTTCAAGTTGAAGTTACAACCGCTAGGCTAAGCTAGTGTTCATATGTGTGAAAATTGTCTGTAATCGCTGTGCTGGTGCATTAAGCATCGGATGATTAGGAGCTCCTTAAGGTGTGTATTAAGATGCTCTCAATCATTCGATACTCATTGCATTTCACCGCTCA
Protein-coding sequences here:
- the LOC122075999 gene encoding nudix hydrolase 2-like, with product MFRYFSRSSLLCLKSRFLCVSANQSSFLSSPTTAGVQRKVCSSAGNFRLGVSEGLKDKPMNPLNSRYMPLSKSSSSAKERVVSKNGSQPVKLLHGAEDEFGGVIVDMKEPLDSEVFVATLRDSISKWRKEGKKGVWMKFPIEHVNLVEAAVKEGFWYHHAEENYLMLVYWIPETPNTIPANASHRVGVGACVINDKKEMLVVQENGGNFRATGVWKFPTGVVDEGEDICRAAIREVKEETGIDTEFVEVLAFRQSHQAFFGKSDFFFVCMLRPLSFEIQKQEVEIEAAQWMPIEDYATQPFAQNHELGKFLADICIAKIDKGYAGFSPVVTGSAFSQKPFDLYLNCGDLNQPQPSL